One Prunus dulcis chromosome 8, ALMONDv2, whole genome shotgun sequence DNA window includes the following coding sequences:
- the LOC117638874 gene encoding OVARIAN TUMOR DOMAIN-containing deubiquitinating enzyme 5 isoform X1 → MDIILLLFKVAFRIAQMEDAQEVSETMSDKSSENTQETRDEMLSRHRKEISKLQDKEIEMKKAAAKGSKAEQKAKKKQVEEEISRVSAKLKEKHAQELASLGYSTSNGTEKAKLDNLVKAIAGVSVTSQPDQAKPSKSSKRREKRAQQDAAREQRIQEEQSNLVSDRMIENEKLEKKLEPLGLTINEIKPDGHCLYRAMQDQLAHFSGGSSPHTYQELREMVAAYMRKHASDFLPFFLSENPVDGDSEDSHAERFENYCKEVESTAAWGGQLELGALTHCLKKHIMIYSGSFPDVEMGKEYKSDSSNTDSSDSSIMLSYHKHAFGLGEHYNSVVRI, encoded by the exons ATGGACATAATACTATTATTGTTCAAAGTGGCTTTCAGGATTGCTCAAATGGAGGATGCCCAAGAAGTATCTGAAACAATGTCAGACAAATCATCTGAAAATACACAGGAAACTCGTGATGAAATGCTTTCGAGGCACAG GAAAGAGATATCAAAACTTCAGGACaaggaaattgaaatgaagaaGGCAGCTGCCAAAGGTAGCAAGGCCGAACAAAAAGCTAAGAAAAAGCAGGTGGAGGAAGAGATTTCTCGGGTTTCTGCTAAGCTTAAAGAAAAACATGCTCAAGAACTTGCTTCATTAGGCTATAGCACTAGTAATGGAACTGAGAAAGCAAAACTTGACAATTTAGTGAAAGCCATAGCTGGTGTTTCTGTCACCAGTCAACCTGACCAAGCAAAGCCCAGCAAGAGTTCAAAGAGGCGGGAGAAAAGAGCTCAGCAAGATGCAGCTAGGGAGCAAAGAATTCAAGAAGAGCAGAGCAACCTTGTAAGTGATCGAATGATTGAGAATGAGAAGCTAGAGAAAAAGCTTGAACCCCTTGGTTTGACCATTAATGAAATAAAGCCCGATGGTCATTGCCTCTACCGAGCTATGCAGGATCAGCTGGCCCATTTTTCCGGAGGTTCATCACCCCACACGTACCAAGAGCTTCGAGAAATGGTGGCTGCTTATATGAGGAAGCATGCATCTGATTTTCTCCCATTTTTTTTGTCAGAGAATCCAGTAGATGGAGATTCTGAGGATTCACATGCAGAGAGGTTTGAGAATTACTGTAAAGAAGTAGAGTCAACAGCGGCATGGGGAGGGCAGCTAGAGCTTGGTGCTTTAACTCACTGCCTTAAAAAGCATATCATGATATACTCAGGATCCTTCCCTGATGTGGAGATGGGCAAGGAGTACAAATCAGATAGCAGCAATACGGATTCTTCTGATTCGAGTATTATGTTGTCATACCATAAGCATGCATTTGGGCTTGGTGAGCACTATAATTCTGTGGTTCGAATATGA
- the LOC117637752 gene encoding monothiol glutaredoxin-S11-like: MDKVMRLASEKGVVIFSKSSCCLCYAVNILFQEIGVSPVVHEIDQDPDGREMEKALMRLGCTAPVPAVFIGGTLVGSTNEVMSLHLKGQLIPKLKPHQQQTMS, from the coding sequence aTGGACAAAGTAATGAGGTTGGCATCAGAGAAGGGTGTGGTGATTTTTAGCAAGAGCTCATGTTGCCTGTGCTATGCAGTTAACATTCTATTTCAAGAGATTGGGGTGAGTCCTGTGGTTCATGAGATTGACCAAGATCCTGACGGCAGGGAAATGGAGAAGGCTCTTATGAGGCTGGGGTGCACTGCCCCCGTGCCGGCTGTGTTCATAGGCGGAACCCTGGTGGGATCAACCAATGAAGTCATGTCCCTCCACCTAAAAGGCCAACTCATCCCAAAGCTGAAGCCTCACCAGCAGCAGACTATGTCTTAA
- the LOC117638874 gene encoding OVARIAN TUMOR DOMAIN-containing deubiquitinating enzyme 5 isoform X2: MEDAQEVSETMSDKSSENTQETRDEMLSRHRKEISKLQDKEIEMKKAAAKGSKAEQKAKKKQVEEEISRVSAKLKEKHAQELASLGYSTSNGTEKAKLDNLVKAIAGVSVTSQPDQAKPSKSSKRREKRAQQDAAREQRIQEEQSNLVSDRMIENEKLEKKLEPLGLTINEIKPDGHCLYRAMQDQLAHFSGGSSPHTYQELREMVAAYMRKHASDFLPFFLSENPVDGDSEDSHAERFENYCKEVESTAAWGGQLELGALTHCLKKHIMIYSGSFPDVEMGKEYKSDSSNTDSSDSSIMLSYHKHAFGLGEHYNSVVRI; this comes from the exons ATGGAGGATGCCCAAGAAGTATCTGAAACAATGTCAGACAAATCATCTGAAAATACACAGGAAACTCGTGATGAAATGCTTTCGAGGCACAG GAAAGAGATATCAAAACTTCAGGACaaggaaattgaaatgaagaaGGCAGCTGCCAAAGGTAGCAAGGCCGAACAAAAAGCTAAGAAAAAGCAGGTGGAGGAAGAGATTTCTCGGGTTTCTGCTAAGCTTAAAGAAAAACATGCTCAAGAACTTGCTTCATTAGGCTATAGCACTAGTAATGGAACTGAGAAAGCAAAACTTGACAATTTAGTGAAAGCCATAGCTGGTGTTTCTGTCACCAGTCAACCTGACCAAGCAAAGCCCAGCAAGAGTTCAAAGAGGCGGGAGAAAAGAGCTCAGCAAGATGCAGCTAGGGAGCAAAGAATTCAAGAAGAGCAGAGCAACCTTGTAAGTGATCGAATGATTGAGAATGAGAAGCTAGAGAAAAAGCTTGAACCCCTTGGTTTGACCATTAATGAAATAAAGCCCGATGGTCATTGCCTCTACCGAGCTATGCAGGATCAGCTGGCCCATTTTTCCGGAGGTTCATCACCCCACACGTACCAAGAGCTTCGAGAAATGGTGGCTGCTTATATGAGGAAGCATGCATCTGATTTTCTCCCATTTTTTTTGTCAGAGAATCCAGTAGATGGAGATTCTGAGGATTCACATGCAGAGAGGTTTGAGAATTACTGTAAAGAAGTAGAGTCAACAGCGGCATGGGGAGGGCAGCTAGAGCTTGGTGCTTTAACTCACTGCCTTAAAAAGCATATCATGATATACTCAGGATCCTTCCCTGATGTGGAGATGGGCAAGGAGTACAAATCAGATAGCAGCAATACGGATTCTTCTGATTCGAGTATTATGTTGTCATACCATAAGCATGCATTTGGGCTTGGTGAGCACTATAATTCTGTGGTTCGAATATGA
- the LOC117637726 gene encoding glutaredoxin-C11: MESVRELASEKAAVIFTKSSCCICHSVKSLFYELGASPAIHELDRYANGRDMEWALRQLGCNPALPAVFIGGKYVGSSKDIISYHVDGSLKQMLKDAKAIWF; the protein is encoded by the coding sequence ATGGAGAGTGTAAGAGAGTTGGCTTCAGAGAAGGCTGCTGTGATTTTCACAAAGAGCTCATGCTGCATATGCCACAGCGTGAAATCACTTTTCTATGAGCTTGGTGCAAGCCCTGCGATTCACGAGCTCGATCGATATGCCAATGGGAGGGACATGGAGTGGGCATTGAGGCAGCTGGGCTGCAACCCTGCTCTCCCTGCTGTGTTCATAGGTGGGAAATATGTAGGCTCATCAAAGGATATCATATCCTATCATGTTGATGGATCTCTAAAACAAATGCTCAAGGATGCAAAAGCTATCTGGTTCTAG